DNA sequence from the Perca flavescens isolate YP-PL-M2 chromosome 3, PFLA_1.0, whole genome shotgun sequence genome:
cataagaaaaataaaaatgatcaaatctgtatcTATGCAGTATACTTTATGTGCAAAAGTGATAAAATCCGTAGTATAATCACAGTGAGGCTTCATCTGGATTAGTTCGCGCTACAGAAGGACTCAGGTTAGTGTGTCAGAAAATGTGATGAACACAGGATTattgcacacacgcatgcacgcacacacaaacacacacacaaaaacagccaTGACAGGTGGAACGGATGGAGGGATGAACTGAGCGGGGAAGGGTGGTGGGAGACGGAGAGATTGTGCGTTAGGATTAACGCAGGCAGTCTGTACCTTTCAATTTCATTGATCCATCTATTCAACCATCCGTCCATTTATTCAGCAGCTCATCCATCCGACTATGCGGCCCATTCCcttaaccattttttttttttaaatgcaaaattTGTCAGGTGTGCCGAGCAATTTCCATGACACTAAAGTCAATGAAACAGAATTCATGAATAGTCATTTTTCATGGTCAAATCTTATTCCTTTTCCTTTTGATTGCAGTGGCGCAGAAATGATCTGCATTATAAGTACGTGTTTAAAATGGCAAATACAAGATGAAAAGCACAAAGGAGGGTTATGAATTTGTCTCGCTGGCCCTCCTTCACACCACCAACTGTGTTAAAGAAAgcgaaagagacagagaggctgtGGGCAGGAGGACGTAAAGAGAGGCAGACAGTAAGACAgcctgagagaaagaaaaggaaggcagggagacagagagagagggcggCAGGGAGAGAGACgagacaagaaaagaaaagaagatggTTTGTTGCCAGCTGTTACTCCATGATGATCTCCTGTCTCGCCATGCTGTCACAGATACTCAAACAgcattgactgctgctggatTACATGTCCAGTTATAATACAAGGACTGTTGCACAGAGATCATTTAGGTGACCAGAAAATGCCAGTCAAACTgatattgttacagtgtgtaaAACAATAATGCACACAAACCCCCGTGTATGGGATACAACTCTCTGTGTGAGTCTTCACGGcttctcactctctccctgcatgtgttgttttgtctctTCTTACTTGTCTGTCTGCTTTTCTGTCTGTCACCTTTTCATTTGCTTTGTATTACTCTCTGTACTCCCCTAGATGTGTGCTCCCAAGGAAGGAGCCAGTTATGGTGAAGCTTGGAGAAAGATCTAATTTTGCCGGTTCTGCTCTAtttctcagtgtctctgttggGCTTTATGTTGTCCTGAGAGCCATGCAGGAAAGAAGGAACAGCCTGTATTACCCCTACAAACACAGGAGAGTGTTAGCACTTTAGGTCAAGACCCAAAATAGGTCACAGACCTACTCCTTGTGGTTCccaacatgaaaagaaaagcaatATGCTTTAATTAACCGTGTTTTCAAGGCAAGAGACTAAACTTTCTAATTGGATTCTTTGCTGAAAAACGTCTTGGCTGCCTGAGTGAGAAAGATTTTTGTCCCAaatacaataaatgaaaatgaaaaaaaggaaaacatgagCAGTTCAGTTCCCTCTATGTGGTCAGCGGAGTTctcacaaaaaattaaaaagcatCCATAGCAGCAGGGTGAAAGTTGTTTAgaaagtattgtgtgtgtgtgtgtgtgtgtgtgtgtgtgtgtgtgtgtgtgtgtgtgtgtgtgtgtgtgttgtatctaCAGTACTCAGTACCCATTCCTGTAGCTTCAAGTAGGTAGTACCAAGTGTGTCCCCTTTGTACCTACTGAACAACCTGAGCTATGGATTCAACAAGGTGccagaaatgttttaaaatgatcCTTTTTACCCTCAGACTCCACAGTGTCAGGCTGTTCTTTAAAACTTTTTGACAGCACAATGATACTGTGGACATGCCACTTCACTTCATCCCAATGGTGTGCTATTGCCCTGCAATCGGGTGAATAGGGATGTCACAATACATCCCAGCAAATCATATCCTCACACAATGCTCTACACAAGGCTCTAAATTCATATATGTGGTGACTTGAATAATAAACCaaatgttttgccattgagcAATGTAATGCTGTGgttattgttattgtgttaCGTGCAGTGTTTGTCACCAAGGTTTGTGTTATACGGTCAAATTAAAGGgaataaaaactgaataaatgaGTGGAGGACATAATGTAATGAATACAGGTGCTTCCACACAGGGCATCTGGGCTTACTGAATGGTTTGAAGAGTATACAGTAAGTATGATGATGTTATTCATCTGCTATGGCCTTCACAGTAAGTCAATTTCAAACCATTTGAACAACTATTGAAGATTTTGAAGGAACAGCACCATCATCAAAACAGTGAGGAATCTGTGTTCAAGGCTGACCTAACACCTTAATAAGACACGTTATGCTGATTAATTTCCTCacttttcaaacattttcaaacattcTGCTTTTTGTGGTATTGGAAATTTAAATCAAACAGTGAATATTGTTAGTAAACATCTAGTTTTTGTAGGTCATTCCCTGCAACCACCCTAAGACATGCTAGGGATATGTCAGAATGATGCCAGGTCATACTGCTGTGTTCAAAGAACTCTCGTGGGAAAACATTTCCCTCATACAGGAAATGGGAATCAGACAGGATGGATCCATAAATTAATAGTGTCAATCAAACATTGAAGTCAGATGTTGCAACAGAAACTGGGATTCCTCAAACGGTTGTTTCTGTTGCTCTGTCGTTGGCTTCGAAGCTTGGCGAGTTGCGCTTTTCAAGATGGCCATTATGCTTTGACCTTTTATTCTCTCACTGCTGGTCTGAGTGCTTTCTTAAACTGCAGTTTAATTTCCTTACGTAAACATGAATATACCATTTTCATAGAACTTTATGCACTACAGTGCATGCAAATCCCAGAGGGGTCTATTGTTGCTCTGGCACCGACAACCACACATACCTACTGTACTATTCAGTTGAACAGCGACTGAACCTTGGCCTTGTCCACATGCTTTAaacttatgttttatttatgtatatgaGAGTCATTGTCTGGAGAAGCTAGGCACTTGTATAAATGGAAAGTTGTACTTGAAAAAGTACATACAGAGctgagtatgtgtgtgagtgtgtgtttaagtAGGTGCAGATGGAAAAGCCTTTGGACAGAAAACAATCACCTTACACCTCGCCTAAAAAACCACGGGGACAATATAAACTGTAAGAATAAACTCCTTAAAGGGAGAATTTATTTAAACACTGTGGAGACACCTCTGAGTAGGGGGCAGAAACTTAACCACTGGTGCTgcattatttatgtttattttattcaatGTTTGGTAGTGAATAAACTACTGGAGATAGCCAGAGGTAAATCTCTAGGGGCCCTATTTTCATGAAacacatacatgtgtgtatagACAAACACAAGCTTAACATTGGCACACAttgtgatagatagatagaaaggcTGAATACATTATTAATACTACAAcagttacaaacacacacacacacacacaagtctgtCACAAGGCCAATTACAGGCTTGTGTCTAGCTCATCATATTGGTTTGGCCATGCATTTGAATCGAGGGGAAGTGTGAAATTtggcaaagacaaaaaaaaatgtcatattgcCATAGCCCTACAGGCTACCACGTGGTTGCTAGGCAGCAATGACATTTCCTGCTCctctgagcagagagagagagagagagagagagagagagagagagagagagagagagagagagagagagagagagaaagagatgttaCATGCGTCTTTACTCAATGTGACGGCTGGCAGTGGATATTCAAATATCAAACCACATATCCGCACACAAACCAAAATCCCCTGGTGTGTGGTGAACGGCTGCAACTGTCAGTACGTCCCACCTCAACTCACTACCCCCTCACTCCTCACACTGTCTATCTTCTCTActttttccttcctcttcttcccctcCTGTAGGTATCTTTCCTCCTGCAGAAGTGTGTGGATGACTAATCTCATCCCCTCCATCCTTTCTCTCTGAAAGCCTCTCCAGTAGCAATATCATGGTTTTAAAAGGTTCTGGAACGACAGTTGTTACAATGAGACGGTTACAGTATGaatatgtctttgtgtctgCGGGGAAACGGGTCATTTTTACCAGCCCTGGCTGTGTTAACAGTTGTACCATAAAAGCCCTCGTCTGATCTTCTTAAATCTATTACAGACCTAAGTAGGCAGATAAAGACCGAGACAGTAAGACTGCCTAGACTTCTAGTCATTATGAATGAGCCTGAAGCTGCTTGTCTGCATGTTGTTTTTAGAATCAAGAGATGTTCCGCACCAGAGAAATGTGTGGTTTGGCATTCACTGTCACTGTTCAGTGTtaagttaaaacacacactaTGCCTCATGGGGAGCCTGCCATAGTCTGGGTAAagttttttctaatttaatatGACGGCAGAGATGGTGTGtattagggctgcatgatatgacCTAAAATCGAAATCGCGATTATTTGCACATTTTTCCTCGATAAcgataaatgaatgataattaATCATGATTTTCTAAATCATCTTTTCTGAAGCCAAAATATTCCCAGACGACGGGCACAACATGATCAGTTGACTCGGACTCTGTGTTTGAGTTATCCTCCATTATGCTTTCCACGTGGCTGACTGGTCCGGGCGAAGTCACGTGACTACACACGAGGTAGaatgtttttaaggagaaagtaggcctatcGACAGGAATAAATTATCGAAATTATCGTCATGGGAAAAATACCTCGATGACAGCTTCAGGATTTCGATGTCGATACATTTTCGATTAATCGTGTGTATGCTAATCAATATCGTAGCTGTTTTGCAGCTGAAATGCTCAGAGCAACAACCCAAGAGCATTACTATTCATTTAACACCTAACAATGGATGCCCATTTATGAAAGCAAACACTAGTTTTGTAATTTTGTACTTAAAAAAAGATTGTATTCAAGTAAAAGTTCTTTAGTGTTAAATGTTAttgtgttacatttttaaaagcgacattgaaaaaaaaatgttatgatgATGATTCTGTATAATAAAACTATTTAAGAACATTTTTTAGATGGACATTTGCAGCCTCTGCATACAACTGATTATCAATGATGAATATACTGCCTTCATCAGTATAGCCTTACTAGAATCAatcaaaaaagagaaagaaactcagacagttaaacaaaaaaaaaaaaaaaacgacaataAATAAGGGCAATTAAGTTAGGGCCATAATTAAGCTACATCAATAAAATAGCAGCTGTCACTTAAAATGACACTATACATGTATAAACATGTGGCTCCACAGTGGCTGCAGTCCACAggcacttttacttaagtaaatgagCTGCACAGTTTTTCTCAGTGTACTGTgagcacacacaccacacacacacacacacacacacacacacacacacacacacacacataaaatgcTACGTTTCACACAGTGTactgcacacacgcacgcacgcacgcacgcacgcacgcacgcacgcacacacacaaaatgctacaTTGCTAAGCAATGCCTTGGTTGTTGACCTTCTTCTTTGCAGACAGATTTCCATCCATCAGTGAGTTTGTTCTCATCTGTCTGAATGGGATTCTGAGCCGTGTGCTCTATAAAGTCCTTTAGTGATGAGAAGACCGGTTCTGTTAAGTAACCAGGTTTGTCAATGACTGCCAAGCAATAGTGAATAAGTCTCAACAGACACGGACCAAATTACAAGTTAAATAGCAAGTAgttctcatttttatttttaaatattaggaTCAAGATGAAAATTGATTATGAACACTAACAGGCACTTAAGGTGAATTGAGTCTGGTCGCGGTTGAGTACAAGGGATTTAGGACTGAACAGTCTCAGCAGCGAGCACATACAGGTACGGTTAGCCCCAAGGGGAAAGCATGATTCAATCAGTCACCACCTGCACTGCTTAAAGCAAGATAAACTTTGTCACACAGTACTCTAGTGAGTGTTTAACACTGTTTAAGACTGTAATGCTTTCATTTTGATTGCTGGCAGTTCATTTGGTACCATATAAAAGAGTAGGCGGAGGAAGGCGTGTCTGACTTTAAAGTGCGAGTGTATGGCTATTTCCTGGAGATAGTATGTACCAGTGTAGACCCGGTACAAATCTAACTCGATGAGGAACACAAAAGATTTGTTGGTTCATTTTTTGCCAGCACTAGAGTGGTCATCTCTCAGGTTCATTACTTGCTGGATTTTTTATATTGGGCCAGGGGACATGCTGGCTTGAGGGCTTGCAAGGTTTTGCCACCATGGCTATGTACTTATTTCTTTGCTACgtaataaaactgatgactTATAAGCTCAGTTTTCCTATGACTACTAAAAATGATGGAGTCATGATTCTTTCAAAGGCTTTACTGCAGCAGGCTGTAAGCTCTGCTCATCTCACTGTAATTTAATGTATGGTAATGATGGCCTAAACACTGGGAGGTTTCATCCAGTATGTGCTCTCCCATTCTCTCTGCCCGCCAATTTTTTCTCTCCAAGCATTTATATTGTGACGTAGAGTGATTTATCTAAAAGTATCAGCTCTCAGTACTCTCAGGCTTAGCAAGACTTAGCGGAGAGCCtatcacacgcacacgcacacgcacacacacacttttttaacATCTGGTGTTATGTTGCTGTATGTTTTTTATAAGTGGTCAAGAGTGGGCTTTTAAGCTGTCtgctctttctctcgctctctcactcCATTGTTTTACTCCATgctgtttaatgtttaaatacaaaataatcaaagCTGAGACAAATTATTGTAATAATGTTGGAGCAACTGCAGTATGTAGCATTGACAGTTCCCTAcaacgcacgcacgcgcacacacacacacacacacacacacacacacacacacacacacacacacacacacacacacacacacacacacacacacacacacacacacacacacacacacacacacacacacacagacaaagacagacagacagaaagacacacacacacaggacattcTCCAGTTTCGATAAATTAATAATACAGCTGCTATAACTGTTAGACTGCAATGAACTTTCACTCCTGCCTTTTCGTGCCTCTATCCATTTAAATAGTTGAATGATGCAGCATCATCCTGATATTTTTAGCTTCCTTCTGCTGGAGAACATGTTGCCTACTTTGTTTAGAGTTAGGTTTAAGTTTTTAGGTTTATGTACTTACTGTAACAGATTTTCGAcagatgaatgtgtgtgtgtgtgtgtgtgtgtgtgtgcaagtagTCAAGAGAAAAGTATGTTTTGTCCTGTTTCAGGGTTATTCATGGTCATATACAATGCTTTCGAACAAATATTGACAGACTTTACATGTATACTGCCACATACCCGTATTGGTCAACAGGACCTCTTGCCAGTCTGGCCTCTCCTGCCATTCCCCTGCGCGGCCTTTCTCTGCGGCGTTGAGCAAGAGTATTATTCCTATTTTTGTACTCCACTCTCGTTTTTACTTGTTGCAGAAGAGAGTGACATCCGTCTCCAGCAGTATCACCGTGCTTGCCAATGTCGCCAAATGATTTTGGATGGCTCCTGAAAATGTGGGTGGGATAATTAGAAAACATGTCACCATTGTGGCACTTACGACAGAAGCGTACAGCTAATCTAAGGATTACTTAAAGGAAAGAACtacgcttaaaaaaaaacatcaggctGAACAACTGACAGCTAATATTGATAATAGCCCCATCCCTACCTGACAATGTTTCTCACAACGCTGTGGCACATGGCTCTGGTTGGGTTGCGGTCGTGCTGCATCATTTGGTCCACGAGCACGATCACGAAGGCCTTTCTCTCGTCTGGCAATggtgtttcttctttttccacTCTAAGTCGAATGGCTGATGACACCTGGTCCCAGTTGAGACGAAAGTCAACATGCCATGGTACGCCAGGCTGTGAAGCGCTTGACTTGCTTGGGGCAGTGCTTGGAGGGCTGGGCAACAGCTGATTTGGAGGCTGGAATGTTGTGTTTGGAGAACATGGAGTTGTGGAACTTGGAGCACTTGGATCAGGAGCAGAGACCAACTCCATACTAATAGTAACAAGTCCTAGAAGGCACAAAAACAATTTATTAATTAAGATAGGGCAAGATGTAGGGCTATGGGTCAATAGACTGTGTGCTTAACTGTAGTCTTGCTCCAGTACTTCCTGGAGGAAGCTCACACATTGGTTTCCTGTCAGCACTATTGGATGAAGCAATTTGAATTTATTCACGCGAGTGCCATTTGTTTGAATGTGACATAATGGGTTGGGAGAACGCAGAAGTGTCCATTGACTCATGTTAAAAGATTGCTCTGATAATGCCACTTAAAAAACAATAGTTAAAATAACAGGCCAATACATTATTGGAATTACAAACTCATCATAACAGGGTCTGATTGTTATTAAGTTTGGAAATGCATGCAAGTAATAAGCATCAGCTGCATTCACTTCTATGTATTTCCAGATGTGAAAACAAAAGCAGTGAAAAACAGCCCAGTTTTGATTAGTTTGTAAttccaattattattttttatgccTATTATACATTTCCCCAACTCATTACGTCACACTGaacaaatgacacacacatgAATAAGGTTTATAAGCTGTGCTGCACACCTGAGATTAATCACTTCATCCAATAGTATTTGACAGGTAACCAATGTGTGAGCTTGGGACTACATACAAAGTATATTGTCTACCAGTTGTGCCAATGTTCCAAGGCCCTAGTTCAGTGACATGAAAGAGTGAAAAGTGTAATGGGTGAACAGATGAATTTACCGTCCTTGATGCCCTTCATTAACTTCCGACTTTGGATAGGTTTGAGGTATTTCACCAGATCCCTCTCCTCCACCAAGGTCAGATCTTCAATAGACTCGACCCCAAGCTCATCCAGCATGGTGTTAAGAAGGTCATCAGGGAGACCAGGCAAGTATGACCACACTGCTTCCTTGACCTAGTCTCATTAAGTAGTGAATCATGAAACACTGTAATTTCTCATTTTTGCCATCCCTACACTGTATGCATATTTCCTAATATAGTCTGTTCAATCAACAAAGCAAATTAAAGACAAAATCAACTTTATTCAAGGCtaccaaacagaaaaaaaataactttgtttGCTATGACTACATAGCCTGCTCTACTACTCACGTCTCTCCTCACGTATCCTGTGTCCTCACTTTCCTCCCTGCTCATACTGCCTCTGGAAAAGAATGGTGGAGAGCAATAAGGGACTGATCATACACATTGTATGCTGAAAGAGGATAGTAGTCCAGTAGATCTTCCTGCTTAATGCACACATAATTGTCTTGGGCCACTCCTAGGTCACAGTACACACCTGTGTCACATAACTTTACAAAAGAATGTTTCTCTGAGACAAAATAGACCGAATTATGAACAACAATAACTAGCATAATCTTCCCCATAAGTAGCCCTTCATCACTGTTCTCTAGTAAAATGTACATCCCCCTTCTGTAATCTGTGCCTTTGACTGTAACATAGTTACAAGCCACTGCCGACTGTAATTGGAATGGACAACTGGCTACAGATGCCCTGATCCTGTCATTGTAATCGTCAACATGAAAGTCCCCTTTTCTGCTTGTACAAGTGGAGGGAACAAGTTTCCTGCACTCAGTACGCTTGTAGAAGTTGGTGCCTCTCTGCTAGAGTTTTGCACAAATTCTTAAAATTGTGCAATTTTCTGGCacactgtttaaaaaatgtatgtttgcTCTCAAATCGGGTGTCCATAGGCGAATAAGTGGGCCAAAGTGAACGATGAGAGATGGATAGTGGCACAGATAATGGTGCTTTGGTCTGAGGGGGGCATTGGGGAAAAGCCTTGTCCTGTTGTCTATGTACTCCTCTATGAGGACTTTAAGATACGCAACCTGGCCCTCTGTAATGACCGGTGCACAGATGAGCTCAACAATCTCCCTCAGCTGCAAAATGATTTGCCACACCTCATTTTCGCAGGGATCTTTAATCCTGTCACCCACCATGAGTGGGAGAAGTCTAAGCAAACACCAGTTCTGAACTGCATGCCCACTGAGCTTGTAGCTGCTGGGAGAGAGGTCTGCTGGTTTGTCCTTACCATCGTTAACTTCATATCTGAACTGGTTCTTGCACTTGTTTAACTGCAGGTATGTAAAATGATTATCCTCAACTAAATGGCGAATATATAAAGGAAGGTCACAAGCTATGACTCCCTCAAATAAGTCATGGCCTAGACATGGTGGTAGGCCAGGCTGGCAAACATGGAAATGTGAAAGCTGATTGAAAGGAGAGTCAAACTTGATGCGGCATACAGAGTCAGTGGCAGTAGTTTCGTGCTCTTGCAAATTACTTGCGTATGATTGGGCTGTTCTTTTGGTACCACACAATATAGGATTAGTCAGGAAATCATCTCTACACACCTCACAGTAATGACAAAAATAAGTAGACCGACTGAAGTTCTCCAAGAATCCCCCAATAGAATGGGATCCCAGGTTGTCTCCTGCAATGGCAACCAAAGAGACCTTTAGTACAATGCCATCAGATGTGACTACACCTCTCGGCTCCAGAATTTTGAGGTCCTCAATCAGGGGAGCAAAAACTTTATTTACCCCAAAATACTTAAAGTCCTGTTCCCTACATAAAAGAACAAGTTGCATCTGATCAATAGAAGATCTATTGTGAGGCAAGATGTCAGGTAAACCGCTAAAAccttgtgcttttttttccctgaGCCCAGGGGGTTGACAACCTCAAAGGCATCTTGGTACAGTATTAAACCAAGTGAAGAAGGGTCAGCTTTCAACATTGGATTACTTTGAAAGCCTTCTCCATCCTTGACATCCTGATAGACAGCATCAGTAGATGGCTGCAAACGGGTCATGGTATACTGTTTGCGTAGAGAATCATTTTTGAAAAGTGTCACCAATGTCTCATGTATAGGAACATACTGAGCAAAACATTCtttgtcattttcatcattgCCCAAGAGCAAAGGAATGGGATGAACATAGTTAAAAAACTCTTTAAAAGCAGCCTTCCTCTTTGCATCTGTACTGAGCATTCCCCTGTTATAGAGTGTGAGTAGATCATCTCTGTTCATTTCTTCAGTGACGCTGCTTATAGTGGCCTGAGGGATTCCGAGTTCTTTTAGTTTCTCACTCAGAATGTTTAGGGAATTGGACAGGCCAAGTTCATGAGCACTTTGAAAGCCATCAATAATGGTTTGAATGGTGATTGCTGGTAAGAATGATTGCTGAATATGACTGACTGGGTCCTGGCAACGGCTCTGTATTAACAGACTTGTCTAAAACAAGGTCATCTAAAACTGAATCCTCTGCACACCTATGTTTTCTGGAAATATGTGAAGCAAAAGTCATCACGTGTGTGAACGTGCAATCACAACCTCTAAATGGACATCTAGTTACCATTCCTTCCCTTATGTGCGTCTTCAAAAGCTTAATAAGAGAGGCCAAAGTGTCACACTTAAATGCACAAGCCTCAAGCAGACATTTCAAGGGTGTGTCAGGTGGTAGAGCTGATGTGTCAGGTGGTAGAGCTGATGTTTCAGGTGGTAGAGCTGATGTGCCAGGCAGTATAGGCCCAGCAGCCTGCTGGTAGGACCTATGCTGCCTATACATATGAAtttgtagtcctgtgtgttttctgtaaCTCCGTGAGCAGTCAGGCACCCCACACTGGTAGTGATAATTGGGGGCATTGTTATGCAGTTTTGTGTGCTGAACATAGTTACACACATTCTCAGACACATGCTCACAGCCAACGAATTTACAGAACATTGTGGTGCATGTTAACTAGTCACCTACCTAATCTATTTCTCCTCACTCTTAGCCTGACACTGAACAGGATGGTTAGCCTCGCCCTCTGATGAcctggaaagaaaagaaaagaaaaaaggagaaattaCACAAAGGCAACCAACAATAAGAATTTCCGTTTGAATGCAGATTATTATCATTGAtcattgtaatttaattttagCCGTATGTCAAAAATGATAGtggtatatatatgttttttttctgtagcactttgagattgCTCACTCAATGTAAAGTGCATTTACAACTTTTGCAATTATTATTCATTCATATCAGGACAAGTGGGAACCCTAGTTTTAAAACCCTCCCGTTGTTGAacacagacctgccaaccttgaaaaacttttttgagtagcaacttactgatttattgtcAAAGTTCTGGTTCATGAACGTGGCGGTACGCACGTGGAAAAAATgtgccattaaatgtcaaatctgtataCATCTTAAACactagaaaataattatgttcaagtaggctacgtgaattaaataaaacattttatttaaattatcagTCATATTTAATAGAATTAATTTGaccataatataatccaataaaataaattacacaagCACTTtcacttttggtactttaagtatattttgataacacttttgtactattacatattagggaagatgttgaatgcaggacttgtaacggACGTAATgtgtaactctacaacactgttttttctacttttactg
Encoded proteins:
- the LOC114552631 gene encoding uncharacterized protein LOC114552631 isoform X2 produces the protein MSREESEDTGYVRRDVKEAVWSYLPGLPDDLLNTMLDELGVESIEDLTLVEERDLVKYLKPIQSRKLMKGIKDGLVTISMELVSAPDPSAPSSTTPCSPNTTFQPPNQLLPSPPSTAPSKSSASQPGVPWHVDFRLNWDQVSSAIRLRVEKEETPLPDERKAFVIVLVDQMMQHDRNPTRAMCHSVVRNIVRSHPKSFGDIGKHGDTAGDGCHSLLQQVKTRVEYKNRNNTLAQRRRERPRRGMAGEARLARGPVDQYGTF
- the LOC114552631 gene encoding uncharacterized protein LOC114552631 isoform X3 is translated as MLDELGVESIEDLTLVEERDLVKYLKPIQSRKLMKGIKDGLVTISMELVSAPDPSAPSSTTPCSPNTTFQPPNQLLPSPPSTAPSKSSASQPGVPWHVDFRLNWDQVSSAIRLRVEKEETPLPDERKAFVIVLVDQMMQHDRNPTRAMCHSVVRNIVRSHPKSFGDIGKHGDTAGDGCHSLLQQVKTRVEYKNRNNTLAQRRRERPRRGMAGEARLARGPVDQYGLTLQ
- the LOC114552631 gene encoding uncharacterized protein LOC114552631 isoform X1, producing MSREESEDTGYVRRDVKEAVWSYLPGLPDDLLNTMLDELGVESIEDLTLVEERDLVKYLKPIQSRKLMKGIKDGLVTISMELVSAPDPSAPSSTTPCSPNTTFQPPNQLLPSPPSTAPSKSSASQPGVPWHVDFRLNWDQVSSAIRLRVEKEETPLPDERKAFVIVLVDQMMQHDRNPTRAMCHSVVRNIVRSHPKSFGDIGKHGDTAGDGCHSLLQQVKTRVEYKNRNNTLAQRRRERPRRGMAGEARLARGPVDQYGLTLQ